AGATAGGTGATGGCCTGAGCCACTGCCAACTCACCTTCCGGGCTGCCGAGACGCTCCTGCACTTCCCACGCGGCCAGGCACAGGCTCAAGGCACGAGGGTCGGCGTTGCCGATGTCTTCGCTGGCCATGCGCACCACGCGACGGGCCAGGTAGAGCGGATCGCAGCCACCGTCGATCATCCGCGCGAACCAGTACAGCGCGCCGTCCGGATTGGAACCGCGAACCGATTTGTGCAGCGCTGAAATCTGGTCGTAGAACGCTTCGCCGCCCTTGTCGAAACGTCGGCGAGTGTCGCCGAGCAGGCTTTGCAGCAGCTCGGTGCCCATCTCGCTGTGGTCTTCGGCCAGGTCCGAGGCGTTTTCCAGCAGATTCAGCAGGCGCCGGCCATCACCGTCGGCGGCGGACAGCAGCATCTGGAAGCCTTCATCGCTGAGGGTCAGATGACGCTTGCCCAGACCACGCTCTTCGGTCAGCGCGCGGTGCACCAGCTTGCGCAACGCTGCTTCGTCGAGGCTCTTGAGCACATAGACCCGCGCCCGCGACAGCAATGCGTTGTTCAGTTCGAATGAAGGGTTTTCGGTGGTGGCGCCAATGAAAATCAGCGTGCCGTCTTCAACATATGGCAGGAAGGCATCCTGTTGAGACTTGTTGAAGCGGTGCACTTCATCGACAAACAGGATCGTGCGCTTGCCGTACTGGCCGGCCTGCTGCTTGGCGATTTCCACCGCCTGACGGATCTCTTTGACCCCGGCCAATACGGCCGAGACCGTTTCGAAGTGCGCATCCGACACTTCCGCCAGCAACCGCGCCAGCGTGGTCTTGCCCACGCCCGGCGGTCCCCAGAAGATCATCGAATGCAGGGCACCCTGCTCCAGCGCTTCGCGCAAAGGCTTGCCGCGAGCGAGCACGTGTTCCTGACCGACGTACTCATCCAGATTGGTCGCCCGCAAACGGGCGGCCAGTGGCTGGGCAATCGGTGCACTGCGAAACAGATCCATCACGAACCGTTGAAACCTCTGTGTTTATTCCTGGATCACATCGGCACCCTTCGGGATGTCGAACTTGAACTTCGATGCCGGGACCGCTTCGTTGGCCTTCACACCGGTAAACAGGATGTTGGTACGCTGACCAACGCTGTCGATCAGTTGCATGTCATTGACCAGACCGTTGCGGAACGACAGACGCAGGCTGTCGAACAGGGTGTCCTTGGTTTTCGGCTTCAGGGTGAAGTCGATCACGCCACCGGCCTCTTTGGCGGTGATGTCGAAGCTCTGGCTGATCTTCGATACGTCGCCGGACAGCAACAGGGCTGGAGTCTGGGTCAGACGCTCATCGAGCTTCTTGATGGTGGCCTGTTCCAGATCCGGGTCCCACAGGGTGACTTTCTTGCCGTCGGACACCATGGTCTGCTCGGCTGGCGCATTGGTGTGCCAGTAGAACAGGCCCGGACGCTGCAGGGTCATGTCGCCGGTGGTTTCCTGCAACTGGGTGCCGCTGCCGTCGAGGGTCAGCTGGGAAAAATTCGCGGTCAGGGTCTTGGATGTTTCGAGCAGTTGGGTCAGGCGAGCCACATCCTTGTCATCGGCGTGAGCCGTGAGGGTGGTCAGAGCCAGTACCGGCAGCAACATGCGGATAAGACGCATGGGAGTCCTCTTGAATACTCGTGGGAAAGTGGACGGCGCTTCATGCACCGCCCATTGCATTTGGATCAGGGTATCGAATCAGTCGCGTACCGGGCCAGGGGCCAGGACTTCGCGGGAACCGTTGGTGTTCATGGACGTCACGACCCCGGCCATTTCCATGGCTTCGATCATGCGCGCGGCACGGTTGTAACCGATCTTCAGCTTGCGCTGTACAGCGGAGATGGAGGCGCGGCGACTTTCCAGTACGAACTGCACGGCTTCGTCGTACAGCGCGTCGGCTTCCGGATCGTCGCCGTCTCCGCCGCCGCTGCTGCCTTCGAAACCACTGCCCGCCTCTTCGACACCATTGAGGATGTCGTCGTTGTATTCCGGTGCGCCGCGCAGTTTCCAGGCTTCAACCACCCGGTGAACTTCATCGTCGGACACGAAGGCGCCGTGAACCCGGATCGGCAGGCTGGTGCCCGGCGGCATGTAGAGCATGTCACCGTGGCCGAGCAATTGTTCGGCGCCGCCTTGGTCGATGATGGTCCGGGAGTCGATTTTGCTCGATACCTGGAACGCCATCCGCGTCGGGATGTTGGCCTTGATCAGACCGGTGATCACGTCCACCGACGGCCGCTGGGTCGCGAGGATCAGGTGGATACCGGCCGCACGCGCCTTCTGGGCGATACGGGCGATCAGTTCTTCAACCTTCTTGCCGACGATCATCATCATGTCGGCGAATTCGTCCACGACCACGACGATGGTTGGCAGCTTCTGCAGCAGCGGCGCTTCGTCGTGGATGCTTTCGCGCTTGTACAGCGGATCGCTCAGCGGCTCGCCGGCGTCCTGGGCTTCCTTGACCTTGGCGTTGAAGCCGGACAGGTTCCGCACGCCCATCTTCGCCATCAGCTTGTAGCGACGTTCCATCTCGGCCACGCTCCAGCGCAGGGCGTTGGCGGCGTCCTTCATGTCGGTCACGACCGGGCACAGCAGGTGCGGAATGCCTTCGTAGATCGACAGTTCAAGCATTTTCGGGTCGATCATGATCAGCTTGGCGTCGTCCGGGCCGGACTTGAACAGGATCGACAGGATCATCGCGTTCACGCCCACCGACTTACCGGAACCGGTGGTACCGGCCACCAGCAGGTGAGGCATCTTCGCCAGGTCGGTGATGACCGGTTTGCCGCCGATGTCGTGGCCCAGAGCCAGGGTGACCGGTGATTTGAAGTTGTCGTATTCAGGCGTCGACAGCACTTCGGAGAAGCGCACGATCTGCCGGTCTTCGTTGGGAATCTCGATACCGACCGTGGTCTTGCCCGGAATCACTTCCACCACCCGCACGCTGGTCACGGCCAGCGAGCGTGCAAGGTCTTTTGCCAGGTTGGCGATACGGCTGACCTTCACACCTGCAGCAGGCTGGATTTCGTAACGGGTAATGACCGGACCGGGATGGATCGAATCCACGGTGACTTCGACGCCGAATTCCTTGAGCTTGATCTCCAGCAAGTGGCCGACCGCCGCCAGGGATTCAGGCGAATAATTGAGTTGTTTCTTTTCCGCAGGATCGAGAATCGAGATCGGCGGCAAGGTGCCTTCGACGGCGCTGTCGACGAACAACGGCACCTGCTTCTCTTTCTGCACGCGTTTGCTTGGCTCCGGCGCCTTGACCGGGGCCGGGGCGATGACCGGCGGCACCTGTTTCTCGCGCTCGGACATGTGCTTGCTCAGGGCCTGTTCGCGCTCGATCAGGCGTTCCTTGACCTTGGCCTGCTCGCGCTTGTCGGTGACCGTCGGTGCAACCACGTCATGCACGCGATCATCGACTTCACGCAGTTGCGCGACCAGTTGCTTACGCTCGGTGCGCGCCGACCACCAGCGGTTGACCGCGCCCTGGAACAGTTCAAACAGGTCGAGGGTGATCTTGCCGGTGATGTCCATCACCTTGAACCACGACAGGTCGGTGAACACCGTCAGGCCGAACAGGAACAGTGCGATGAAGAGCAACGTGCTGCCCTGAATGTTCAGGGCATTGCGGGCCAGATCACCGAGGCTTTCACCCAGCGCACCACCGGCGCCCGCGGGCAAACCAGTGGCGGCATGGAAATGGATGTG
The window above is part of the Pseudomonas fluorescens genome. Proteins encoded here:
- a CDS encoding replication-associated recombination protein A, with translation MDLFRSAPIAQPLAARLRATNLDEYVGQEHVLARGKPLREALEQGALHSMIFWGPPGVGKTTLARLLAEVSDAHFETVSAVLAGVKEIRQAVEIAKQQAGQYGKRTILFVDEVHRFNKSQQDAFLPYVEDGTLIFIGATTENPSFELNNALLSRARVYVLKSLDEAALRKLVHRALTEERGLGKRHLTLSDEGFQMLLSAADGDGRRLLNLLENASDLAEDHSEMGTELLQSLLGDTRRRFDKGGEAFYDQISALHKSVRGSNPDGALYWFARMIDGGCDPLYLARRVVRMASEDIGNADPRALSLCLAAWEVQERLGSPEGELAVAQAITYLACAPKSNAVYMGFKTALRAAAEHGSLEVPLHLRNAPTKLMKQLGYGDEYRYAHDEPDAYAAGEDYFPEELDPIPFYQPVPRGLELKIGEKLNHLAQLDRLSPRQRRK
- a CDS encoding DNA translocase FtsK, with protein sequence MKKSTEAPKTVVPLWRQQLHYRLKEGALIAIGALCLFLMMALLTYGKDDPGWSHNSKIDDVQNFGGPAGSYSADILFMVLGYFAYIFPLLLAIKAYQIFRQRHEPWQWSGWLFSWRLIGLVFLVLSGAALAHIHFHAATGLPAGAGGALGESLGDLARNALNIQGSTLLFIALFLFGLTVFTDLSWFKVMDITGKITLDLFELFQGAVNRWWSARTERKQLVAQLREVDDRVHDVVAPTVTDKREQAKVKERLIEREQALSKHMSEREKQVPPVIAPAPVKAPEPSKRVQKEKQVPLFVDSAVEGTLPPISILDPAEKKQLNYSPESLAAVGHLLEIKLKEFGVEVTVDSIHPGPVITRYEIQPAAGVKVSRIANLAKDLARSLAVTSVRVVEVIPGKTTVGIEIPNEDRQIVRFSEVLSTPEYDNFKSPVTLALGHDIGGKPVITDLAKMPHLLVAGTTGSGKSVGVNAMILSILFKSGPDDAKLIMIDPKMLELSIYEGIPHLLCPVVTDMKDAANALRWSVAEMERRYKLMAKMGVRNLSGFNAKVKEAQDAGEPLSDPLYKRESIHDEAPLLQKLPTIVVVVDEFADMMMIVGKKVEELIARIAQKARAAGIHLILATQRPSVDVITGLIKANIPTRMAFQVSSKIDSRTIIDQGGAEQLLGHGDMLYMPPGTSLPIRVHGAFVSDDEVHRVVEAWKLRGAPEYNDDILNGVEEAGSGFEGSSGGGDGDDPEADALYDEAVQFVLESRRASISAVQRKLKIGYNRAARMIEAMEMAGVVTSMNTNGSREVLAPGPVRD
- the lolA gene encoding outer membrane lipoprotein chaperone LolA produces the protein MRLIRMLLPVLALTTLTAHADDKDVARLTQLLETSKTLTANFSQLTLDGSGTQLQETTGDMTLQRPGLFYWHTNAPAEQTMVSDGKKVTLWDPDLEQATIKKLDERLTQTPALLLSGDVSKISQSFDITAKEAGGVIDFTLKPKTKDTLFDSLRLSFRNGLVNDMQLIDSVGQRTNILFTGVKANEAVPASKFKFDIPKGADVIQE